The following are from one region of the Candidatus Limnocylindrales bacterium genome:
- a CDS encoding nitroreductase family protein, whose protein sequence is MDVLEAMHTCRAMRYLRSDPVPHELIVTVLEAAICAPSPGNSQGWDFVVVRDRATLDALAAVMRPAIQAVLPPIPEQGDATRRRMLAGAHHLVESIEKVPAWIFVCGRPVYPPGAPTEGWIWPAVYPAAQNILLAARALGLGATFTTYHMLAEAGVRSILSIPAEARIAVSIPLGWPEKPFGPVRRRPLEEFVHWDRW, encoded by the coding sequence ATGGACGTCCTGGAAGCGATGCACACATGCCGGGCGATGCGCTATCTGCGCAGCGATCCGGTGCCGCACGAACTCATCGTCACCGTCCTGGAGGCCGCCATCTGCGCACCCAGCCCAGGCAACTCCCAGGGATGGGATTTCGTCGTCGTTCGCGACCGCGCGACGCTCGATGCGCTGGCGGCTGTCATGCGTCCGGCCATTCAAGCCGTGCTGCCCCCGATCCCCGAGCAGGGCGACGCGACGCGTCGGCGCATGCTCGCCGGCGCGCACCATCTCGTGGAGTCGATCGAAAAGGTGCCGGCCTGGATCTTCGTGTGCGGGCGGCCGGTTTATCCGCCGGGCGCACCGACGGAGGGCTGGATCTGGCCGGCGGTTTATCCGGCCGCGCAGAACATTCTGCTGGCCGCGCGCGCGCTCGGCCTCGGCGCGACGTTCACGACCTATCACATGCTGGCGGAGGCCGGCGTGCGATCCATTCTTTCGATACCGGCCGAGGCCCGCATTGCGGTCTCCATACCTCTGGGCTGGCCGGAGAAGCCGTTCGGGCCCGTGCGACGCAGGCCGCTCGAGGAGTTCGTCCACTGGGATCGCTGGTAG
- a CDS encoding response regulator, producing MTRPVTVLMADDDEDDRMLARDAFAECAGALDLRCVEDGEDLLEYLRQRGPYAQPGSAPAPSLILLDLNMPRKDGREALAEIKADPVLRRIPVVVLTTSKAEEDILRSYDLGVSSFISKPVTYEALVRLVETLSHYWFETVELPGHRQKSK from the coding sequence GTGACCAGGCCCGTCACGGTCTTGATGGCCGATGACGACGAAGACGACCGCATGCTGGCACGCGACGCGTTCGCCGAGTGTGCGGGCGCGCTGGATCTCCGCTGCGTCGAAGACGGCGAAGATCTTCTCGAATACCTCCGCCAGCGCGGCCCCTACGCCCAGCCCGGCTCCGCGCCCGCTCCCTCGCTGATCCTTCTGGACCTGAACATGCCGCGCAAGGACGGCCGCGAGGCGCTGGCCGAGATCAAGGCCGACCCGGTCCTGCGCCGCATCCCGGTGGTCGTGTTGACGACCTCGAAGGCCGAAGAGGACATTCTGCGCAGCTACGACCTCGGCGTCAGTTCCTTCATCAGCAAGCCGGTGACCTACGAGGCGCTGGTCCGGCTGGTCGAAACGCTGTCGCACTACTGGTTCGAAACGGTCGAGTTGCCCGGTCACCGCCAGAAATCCAAGTAG